One window from the genome of Treponema sp. OMZ 838 encodes:
- a CDS encoding RND family transporter encodes MKLEGMHLFFKKIAKFQLKYRWLCLVLLATVTVAGLIGVKSFKVGSADEDEFLTVKESTKKNDARFKELFGSNDSIVLLFESDDVFKPEVLQAIKDIGAELLEKVPYADSITSITDTDITVGTDEGIEITNPFRDGIPSDPAALKAAKDFILSRKSIVNKLVTQDATETWLVLSLKATPPEEVWSKTSTTAPMYVIGEAAIDIVTDSKYHSAAYTIKPAGLPYTETEEKVVMGHETTKSVGLSFLCMIILLIIFTRSLRGTIVPLFATFFGITTVLGIMGFLHISGKSEMMSVPIVLAMALSVGYSIHLVNSFKTSFYVIGKRKEAVIDSIENTGWPLFFTVVTTVVSVLSFLTTDLKPMRWMGAASAAMVFAVYIYVSVLIPILMSFGKDIEAGKDSANAHNAKASRAQKLDARFERFGRTVIKRRKAIIAAFTLITAACIPALFRIDVNMDSFKFMGLRIPYIKRLYEITQSQLGSYFNYNIMLTFDEDDSVKDPDVLKKLDELSTLIGTFRLTKLNNGVPKIFSILDVVKEMNQTMHSDDPAFYTIPDDEELLTQLLFLYEISGGKTSRWVDEDFRTLRMAIDVASYDANELASNMKTIEETCAELFPQADCHLIGAAVQFAELNNKIVFGELYSFLTSLVAIAILMMLVFGSVKMGLIGLIPNIFPVIVIGAIMGYLRIPLDIITMAIMPMILGIAVDDTIHFTNHTKYLFDKEKSYDRVIFKTFYSIGKTLAMTTIILSATFLVYLTCKIDAILRLGVLAAVGLLSALAADYLMTPVLIYISKPFGKEEK; translated from the coding sequence ATGAAACTTGAAGGGATGCATCTATTCTTTAAAAAGATTGCAAAGTTTCAATTAAAATACCGCTGGCTCTGTTTGGTTCTGCTTGCGACTGTAACGGTTGCGGGGCTTATAGGCGTAAAAAGTTTTAAGGTCGGCTCGGCTGATGAAGACGAGTTTTTAACCGTAAAAGAAAGCACAAAAAAGAATGATGCGCGGTTTAAGGAATTGTTCGGCAGTAACGATTCGATCGTGCTGCTCTTTGAATCAGACGATGTATTTAAGCCGGAGGTGCTCCAAGCGATTAAAGATATCGGCGCGGAACTTTTGGAAAAAGTACCGTATGCGGATTCCATCACTTCGATTACCGATACGGATATTACCGTTGGTACGGACGAAGGCATAGAAATCACCAATCCGTTTCGGGACGGTATTCCTTCCGATCCTGCCGCATTAAAGGCTGCCAAAGACTTTATCCTTTCGCGTAAGTCGATTGTTAATAAGCTCGTAACACAGGATGCGACGGAAACATGGCTGGTACTGTCGCTCAAGGCGACACCGCCTGAAGAAGTCTGGAGTAAAACTTCGACGACGGCGCCGATGTACGTTATCGGAGAAGCGGCAATCGACATTGTTACCGATTCTAAATATCATAGCGCCGCGTATACGATAAAACCTGCGGGGCTTCCCTATACCGAAACGGAAGAAAAAGTAGTGATGGGACACGAGACCACAAAAAGCGTAGGATTGAGTTTTCTCTGTATGATTATCTTGCTCATCATATTTACAAGATCGCTCCGCGGAACGATTGTGCCGTTGTTCGCAACCTTCTTCGGTATTACCACGGTACTCGGCATCATGGGCTTTTTGCACATTTCCGGAAAGTCGGAAATGATGTCGGTTCCGATTGTGCTTGCGATGGCGCTTTCGGTCGGTTATTCAATTCACCTTGTCAATTCGTTTAAAACCAGTTTCTATGTAATCGGTAAACGAAAAGAAGCAGTAATCGATTCAATTGAAAATACCGGGTGGCCGCTCTTTTTTACCGTCGTTACTACTGTTGTTTCGGTGTTGTCGTTTTTAACGACCGACCTTAAACCGATGCGCTGGATGGGGGCTGCAAGCGCTGCAATGGTGTTTGCCGTGTATATTTATGTCAGTGTTCTTATTCCTATTTTGATGAGCTTCGGAAAAGATATTGAGGCCGGTAAAGATTCGGCAAATGCTCACAATGCAAAGGCCTCGCGTGCTCAAAAATTGGATGCACGGTTTGAACGCTTCGGGCGTACTGTTATCAAAAGACGCAAAGCAATCATCGCTGCATTTACGCTCATCACTGCTGCGTGTATTCCGGCCTTATTCAGAATAGATGTCAATATGGATAGCTTTAAATTTATGGGCTTGCGCATTCCGTATATTAAACGTCTTTATGAAATTACGCAGTCGCAGCTCGGCTCTTATTTTAACTACAACATTATGCTCACCTTTGATGAAGACGATTCGGTAAAAGATCCTGATGTACTTAAAAAACTTGATGAGCTGAGCACCCTTATCGGAACCTTTAGACTCACAAAATTAAATAACGGCGTACCGAAAATTTTTTCCATTTTAGATGTAGTCAAAGAAATGAATCAAACGATGCACTCCGATGATCCTGCCTTTTACACGATTCCTGATGATGAAGAGTTGCTCACCCAGCTGCTGTTCTTGTACGAAATTTCCGGCGGCAAAACTTCACGTTGGGTTGATGAAGATTTCCGCACGCTCCGTATGGCGATTGATGTTGCCTCGTATGATGCGAACGAACTTGCATCGAATATGAAAACCATTGAGGAAACATGCGCGGAACTGTTTCCGCAGGCCGATTGTCATTTAATCGGAGCCGCCGTACAATTTGCGGAATTGAACAACAAAATCGTATTCGGCGAATTGTATTCTTTTTTAACTTCACTCGTTGCGATTGCAATTTTAATGATGCTTGTGTTCGGCAGTGTTAAGATGGGACTTATCGGGCTTATCCCGAATATCTTTCCCGTCATTGTCATCGGCGCGATTATGGGGTATCTGCGTATTCCGTTGGATATCATAACGATGGCGATTATGCCGATGATCCTCGGTATTGCCGTCGATGACACCATTCATTTTACAAACCATACCAAATATCTTTTTGATAAAGAGAAATCTTATGACCGTGTAATTTTCAAGACGTTTTATTCCATCGGAAAGACACTTGCGATGACAACGATTATTTTGTCTGCAACATTTTTAGTGTATCTTACGTGTAAGATTGATGCGATTCTACGTCTCGGTGTATTGGCTGCAGTCGGTCTTTTGTCTGCGCTCGCCGCCGACTATTTGATGACGCCGGTATTGATTTACATCAGCAAACCGTTTGGAAAAGAGGAGAAATGA
- a CDS encoding outer membrane lipoprotein-sorting protein, with protein sequence MKTTKHLIALTVFVAMSLSLAFAQELTGKEIMQKVDKREKAATDSFTMRMTLINSGGKKRVREVTAYSKDYGSEKKTVMVFMLPADVKGVGYLSFSYDDASKNDDRWLYMPALKKSKRISGSSSQDYFMGTDFTYDDISGHKIDDYTYTLLAEETVDGKNCWKVESVPVKKSMYSKYVSWIDKESLVQVKAEFYDEQGALLKVLTVSGIEKKDGFWTAGKMEMNNLQKKHTTVIETLKHEFNKNISDSYFRVNSLEEGKIR encoded by the coding sequence ATGAAAACAACAAAACATTTGATTGCGCTGACTGTATTTGTAGCGATGTCCCTAAGCCTTGCATTTGCGCAAGAGTTGACGGGTAAAGAGATTATGCAAAAGGTTGATAAACGCGAAAAAGCTGCAACCGATTCGTTTACGATGCGAATGACGCTCATCAATTCCGGTGGAAAAAAACGGGTACGCGAAGTTACTGCATATTCAAAAGATTACGGTAGCGAAAAGAAAACGGTGATGGTGTTTATGCTGCCTGCCGATGTAAAGGGCGTTGGTTATCTTTCTTTCTCGTATGATGATGCTTCGAAAAACGATGACCGCTGGCTTTATATGCCTGCGCTTAAAAAGTCAAAACGCATTTCCGGCTCTTCAAGTCAGGACTATTTTATGGGTACCGATTTTACCTACGATGATATAAGCGGGCACAAGATCGATGACTACACGTACACATTGCTTGCAGAAGAAACCGTAGATGGGAAAAACTGTTGGAAAGTTGAATCGGTTCCGGTAAAAAAATCGATGTACTCAAAGTATGTTTCCTGGATTGATAAGGAATCGCTGGTGCAGGTAAAGGCGGAATTTTACGATGAGCAGGGCGCGCTGCTGAAAGTGCTTACGGTAAGCGGTATCGAAAAAAAAGACGGCTTTTGGACTGCCGGTAAAATGGAAATGAATAATCTGCAAAAAAAGCACACAACCGTTATTGAAACGCTCAAGCACGAGTTCAATAAAAACATTTCAGACTCGTATTTTAGGGTGAATTCTCTGGAAGAAGGAAAAATCAGATAA
- a CDS encoding MoxR family ATPase, with translation MESLQTEAMQRIAAFKKQMAVSVIGQEQLIDDILVAYIAGGHVLLEGAPGLAKTLTVRTFADLSQLSFKRIQFTPDLLPADLTGTLIFDSIAHRFSVRKGPLFAHLVLADEINRAPAKVQSALLEAMAEGQVTIGETSYPLPEPFFVLATQNPIEQEGTYPLPEAELDRFLFKLFVPYPKPADELVIMLKSENITASAKKTQTPETESILSVDTLHTIRKGVESVRCTEGLHEYIISLVTATRPIIEKREELPRGSYLSYITVGASPRASIALYRCSKIRAFLNGRDYVLPEDVKALAYPILRHRLKLSYEASAENISADEIIAELLELIPQP, from the coding sequence ATGGAGAGCTTACAAACCGAAGCGATGCAGCGGATTGCTGCGTTTAAAAAACAAATGGCCGTATCCGTCATCGGGCAGGAACAGCTGATCGACGATATTCTGGTCGCATATATTGCGGGCGGGCATGTGCTGCTGGAAGGAGCGCCCGGCCTTGCTAAAACCTTAACGGTACGGACATTCGCCGATCTTTCACAGTTAAGTTTTAAACGCATCCAGTTTACTCCCGACTTACTGCCTGCCGACCTTACCGGAACGCTCATTTTTGATTCTATCGCACACCGCTTTTCGGTACGCAAAGGGCCGCTATTTGCACATCTGGTACTGGCCGATGAAATCAATCGGGCGCCGGCAAAGGTTCAGTCCGCGCTGCTCGAGGCGATGGCGGAAGGACAAGTTACCATCGGCGAAACGAGCTATCCGCTTCCCGAACCGTTTTTCGTGCTCGCAACCCAAAACCCGATAGAACAGGAAGGTACCTACCCTCTTCCCGAAGCGGAACTCGACCGCTTCCTGTTTAAACTCTTCGTCCCCTATCCTAAGCCGGCGGATGAGCTGGTCATCATGTTGAAAAGCGAGAACATCACCGCTTCGGCAAAAAAAACACAGACGCCCGAAACCGAATCGATTCTTTCCGTCGACACGCTTCATACCATCCGCAAAGGAGTTGAATCCGTACGCTGTACGGAAGGCCTGCACGAATACATTATCTCGTTGGTTACGGCGACCCGCCCCATCATCGAAAAACGCGAAGAGCTGCCCCGCGGGAGCTACCTCAGCTACATCACCGTCGGAGCATCCCCCCGCGCAAGCATCGCCCTTTACCGATGCTCAAAGATACGGGCGTTTTTAAACGGACGCGACTATGTCCTGCCCGAAGACGTAAAGGCACTCGCCTACCCCATCCTGCGCCACCGCTTAAAGCTTTCGTATGAAGCGAGCGCGGAAAATATTAGCGCCGATGAAATTATCGCCGAGCTGCTCGAACTTATCCCGCAGCCGTAA
- a CDS encoding DUF1302 family protein yields the protein MSIIRKYGQSFLLGITFCTLFFVLTFPCSAQEAAGVDGKAGTAQAADSSPGTGSELQTADDIVGDSTDDEFSTDLEDDTAKPVFTVSGKIETLHGVRWNGAEKKLEYGASRSIAQIKGEVSAGSSYAVMSAATEYNYRNPARTGFRLNEAYYRYSGDIWDISVGRQVIAWGQADGFRLTDVLSARDSSEFIAFSGDDARLPSDSVRLRFFHDLFTFEAVAVPFFTPNKLPRFGFEEGAKDGLYYIDTPDTFSTPFGTVPVHYTKTESAKPKMFTDTEAAARFSFFLPGIDFSVSGFYGWDKIPEFMKRGEWEGQLANPSLPFHPILNKFIPAKEKAELILDTCYNRIWMAGFDAAIPAGDVTIRLETALVGDRKFEPKQANLIKGITFTDRAMHVQFDQAIKKHQLLMLAGIDWIKSSWTLSAQYFEDLILNHKNDIERPMHKGFVSLNVSKTFLRDTLKLSASGVIDINYGSTSSTYSVSYALTDNINFALGGDVYTKGYDGKGDFAALHKISALWLKGTFTW from the coding sequence ATGAGTATAATACGGAAATACGGACAATCATTCTTGTTAGGCATTACATTTTGTACGCTGTTTTTTGTATTGACGTTTCCATGCAGTGCGCAGGAGGCTGCAGGTGTAGACGGAAAGGCAGGAACAGCTCAAGCAGCGGATTCGTCTCCCGGTACCGGCTCTGAATTACAAACCGCTGATGACATAGTCGGTGATTCAACAGATGATGAATTTTCTACCGATTTGGAAGATGACACTGCAAAACCTGTCTTTACAGTAAGCGGCAAAATTGAAACGCTGCACGGAGTGCGTTGGAACGGTGCTGAAAAGAAGCTTGAATACGGCGCGTCCCGTTCTATCGCACAGATAAAAGGTGAGGTCTCTGCCGGTTCTTCTTATGCGGTTATGTCCGCCGCTACCGAATACAATTATCGTAATCCTGCGCGCACGGGCTTTCGGCTGAACGAAGCGTATTACCGCTATTCCGGCGATATCTGGGATATCAGTGTCGGGCGGCAGGTTATTGCGTGGGGACAGGCTGACGGATTTAGACTCACCGATGTGTTAAGTGCGCGGGACAGCTCGGAGTTTATCGCCTTTAGCGGCGATGATGCGCGGCTTCCGTCGGACAGCGTCCGCCTACGTTTTTTTCACGATCTGTTTACGTTTGAAGCGGTCGCCGTGCCGTTTTTTACGCCGAACAAGCTGCCGCGCTTCGGCTTTGAAGAGGGCGCCAAAGACGGGCTGTACTACATCGACACGCCGGATACTTTTAGTACGCCGTTCGGAACAGTCCCTGTTCATTATACAAAAACGGAAAGCGCAAAACCAAAGATGTTTACCGACACGGAAGCCGCCGCCCGTTTCTCCTTCTTTTTGCCCGGCATCGATTTTTCCGTTTCAGGCTTCTACGGCTGGGATAAGATACCTGAGTTTATGAAACGGGGTGAATGGGAAGGGCAATTAGCTAATCCTTCGCTGCCTTTTCATCCTATTCTGAATAAGTTTATCCCTGCAAAGGAAAAAGCGGAGCTGATTCTTGATACTTGTTATAATCGTATCTGGATGGCTGGATTTGATGCGGCAATTCCGGCAGGTGATGTAACAATACGTTTGGAAACAGCTTTGGTGGGAGACCGTAAGTTTGAGCCAAAACAAGCAAATTTGATAAAGGGTATTACATTTACGGATCGTGCAATGCATGTTCAGTTTGATCAAGCAATAAAAAAACACCAGCTGCTGATGCTCGCCGGCATTGACTGGATCAAGAGTTCGTGGACGCTGAGCGCTCAGTATTTTGAAGACCTCATCCTCAATCATAAAAACGATATAGAGCGGCCGATGCACAAGGGCTTTGTCAGCCTCAATGTAAGCAAAACATTTTTGCGCGATACGCTCAAGCTTTCGGCAAGCGGCGTTATCGATATAAACTACGGCAGTACATCCAGCACCTATTCGGTTAGCTATGCCCTCACCGATAATATCAATTTTGCACTCGGCGGGGATGTGTACACCAAAGGCTACGACGGCAAGGGCGACTTTGCGGCCTTACACAAGATCAGCGCTCTATGGTTGAAGGGAACGTTTACGTGGTAG
- the tkt gene encoding transketolase yields MNKELDAVALSIRSLSIDAIEKANSGHPGLPLGAAELAAVLYAKILRHNPKNPQWVDRDRFILSAGHGSMLLYAALHLAGYDLSLDDIRSFRQIGSRCAGHPEYGLTPGVEATTGPLGQGISTAVGMAIAEAMLAARFNTEEYRIVDHYTYALVGEGCLMEGVSSEASSLAGTLKLGKLIVYYDKNNITIDGSTDIAFTEDVTKRYEAYGWQVLHGSMYSYSDIEKLTAEAKKDPRPSLIILDSVIGKGAPAVEGTAAAHGAPLGQEKLAQAKKTLGIDPAEQFFVAPEAYRYFEERQKEFAQAEADWNSRFAAWSAAYPEQRKEWDRSFVQGGIDQAVLDGVADPVFKKDEMIATRAASKTALNAFAKAFPNLVGGSADLQGPNAVALQDTQSFTAATPQGRYIHFGIREFAMATITNGIQLHGGFRAFCATFAVFSDYLRPALRLAALMRIPSIFVLTHDSIFVGEDGPTHQPVETLASLRAIPNLLVLRPADAEETAAAWRIALEQKDRPVCLILSRQNLPILEKAEPQWKALMKTAGSYIVKGTDGDPEITVLATGSEVSLACEAAQLAAPKKVRVVSVPSKELLEAQTSSCKARLVGNNGRVMVAEAGVKQGWEGWVQSPEKDIFSIERFGESGPAKKVAEHLGFTAEALAANIKDFG; encoded by the coding sequence ATGAATAAAGAACTTGACGCCGTAGCGCTTTCGATACGGAGCCTTTCAATCGATGCAATCGAAAAAGCTAATTCCGGCCATCCCGGGCTTCCGCTCGGAGCCGCCGAACTCGCAGCGGTGCTGTACGCAAAAATTTTACGGCATAATCCGAAAAATCCCCAATGGGTAGACCGAGACCGGTTCATCTTGTCGGCAGGACACGGGTCTATGCTCTTGTATGCCGCGCTGCATCTTGCCGGTTACGATCTTTCGCTTGACGATATCCGCTCGTTCCGGCAGATCGGTTCCCGCTGCGCAGGACATCCCGAATACGGCCTCACCCCCGGCGTCGAAGCCACCACCGGGCCGCTCGGTCAGGGCATTTCTACCGCAGTCGGTATGGCAATTGCCGAAGCGATGCTTGCAGCGCGGTTCAACACCGAAGAGTACCGCATTGTCGATCACTACACCTACGCGCTGGTGGGAGAAGGCTGTTTAATGGAAGGCGTTTCTTCCGAAGCATCGAGCCTTGCCGGTACGTTGAAACTCGGTAAGCTCATTGTATACTATGATAAAAACAATATTACGATAGACGGTTCAACCGATATCGCCTTTACCGAAGATGTTACAAAGCGGTACGAGGCTTACGGCTGGCAGGTGCTGCACGGGTCGATGTATTCCTACAGCGATATAGAAAAGCTCACTGCGGAAGCAAAAAAAGATCCCCGTCCCTCGCTTATCATACTTGATTCGGTAATCGGAAAGGGAGCGCCCGCCGTTGAGGGAACCGCCGCCGCACACGGAGCGCCGCTCGGTCAAGAGAAGCTGGCGCAGGCAAAGAAGACGCTGGGCATTGATCCTGCAGAACAGTTCTTTGTCGCCCCCGAAGCCTACCGTTATTTTGAAGAGCGGCAAAAGGAGTTTGCTCAAGCGGAAGCAGACTGGAATAGTCGCTTTGCCGCGTGGAGTGCTGCCTATCCCGAGCAGCGCAAAGAATGGGATCGCAGCTTTGTGCAAGGCGGTATCGACCAAGCCGTACTCGACGGTGTTGCCGATCCTGTCTTTAAAAAAGATGAGATGATTGCGACGCGGGCGGCTTCTAAAACCGCACTGAATGCTTTTGCAAAGGCATTTCCGAATCTCGTCGGCGGTTCGGCGGACTTGCAGGGACCGAATGCGGTCGCCTTACAGGATACCCAATCGTTTACCGCCGCAACACCGCAGGGACGGTATATCCACTTCGGTATCAGAGAATTCGCGATGGCAACGATTACCAACGGTATTCAGCTGCACGGCGGTTTCCGCGCCTTCTGCGCAACCTTTGCCGTGTTCTCCGACTATCTGCGTCCGGCGCTCCGGCTTGCGGCGCTGATGCGCATCCCTTCTATTTTTGTATTGACCCACGACTCCATCTTTGTCGGCGAAGACGGCCCGACCCATCAGCCGGTGGAAACACTCGCAAGTCTCCGCGCCATTCCTAACCTACTGGTACTCCGCCCTGCCGATGCGGAAGAAACCGCCGCCGCATGGAGAATTGCGCTGGAACAGAAAGACCGGCCGGTCTGTTTAATACTGAGCCGCCAGAATCTGCCCATACTGGAAAAAGCCGAACCTCAGTGGAAAGCTCTGATGAAAACCGCCGGCAGCTATATCGTAAAAGGCACCGACGGCGATCCTGAGATAACCGTGCTTGCGACCGGTTCCGAGGTCAGCCTCGCCTGCGAAGCCGCTCAGCTTGCCGCCCCGAAAAAAGTACGGGTTGTTTCCGTTCCGTCGAAAGAGCTTCTGGAAGCGCAAACATCTTCCTGTAAAGCGCGGCTAGTCGGTAACAACGGCCGTGTGATGGTTGCGGAAGCGGGAGTTAAACAGGGCTGGGAAGGCTGGGTACAGTCGCCGGAAAAGGATATTTTCTCGATAGAACGTTTCGGCGAATCGGGTCCCGCAAAAAAAGTTGCGGAACACCTCGGATTTACCGCCGAAGCGCTTGCCGCCAATATTAAAGACTTCGGTTAA
- a CDS encoding methyl-accepting chemotaxis protein produces the protein MKHTKRLIVILLLSICFAPVFTQTIQNGVLDLRRSNFDDTQSMVISGRMGFYNRRLLSSPEDVRNPTVFIECPKEWSATVLSDGTKMSAFGYGTYTLQILLPEQHPELAIQFSSPVSAWSLYVNGELQAHSGQVGASREASVRGEANILYYIPKDLTEVCMAIQVSNFFHSRGGIYQTIKFSTKAKADSADFAFLFIEIFVFGFGVAIILYHLALYLFQPDNKSVLWFVFFSILVVLRNMVKGPVFRILFSSLSWNIDTKIDYLTFALLSFSVVGYFATLYPKDTHKIINRIIMIEALGYSAFICVTPSYIYGKLIQVHQLVIVMIIVYVIYLIIKLLIRKREGAIFIVIGIIILTIFTLNDLFYSMMLVPTGNLLPFGFSAFLLAQAFGFAWKTHIYNRQSEEIKIQLSDSDKQKTLLFNEIRHTSDKLQRQETVLSQNMDGAEQAMQALSLQVQTLRSEISEQSNQLRSTQNATDSFNAFLNTMRQGIERQSDAAEETVTQIKQLNNATNGLTEKFNEINHNFSYIREASDAGKHHLITVTDIINAIYESSESLLETNQIITAIAEQTNLLAMNAAIESAHAGEAGKGFAVVADEIRKLAENSAYEADNTGKILKHINKSIKDSAEASDVLRKSFENINMQVNNFQTILGDISSFLKDVDVQAEEMNSAMQSLADQSIDVQEEQAEVAELRNKINESFTNLLQATEKVHTEIAAMFTNIKSLNDAVQTTRGVEAETSESIGTLNALITHTDHLNNIQMNE, from the coding sequence ATGAAACATACAAAGAGACTCATAGTTATTTTGCTATTGAGTATATGCTTTGCGCCGGTTTTTACTCAAACCATTCAAAACGGAGTACTCGATCTCCGCAGAAGCAACTTCGACGATACTCAAAGCATGGTAATAAGCGGCAGGATGGGATTCTATAATCGCCGGTTACTTTCTTCACCGGAAGATGTACGTAACCCTACGGTATTTATCGAATGTCCTAAAGAATGGAGCGCAACCGTTTTATCCGACGGAACAAAGATGTCTGCATTCGGATACGGTACTTATACTCTGCAGATTTTATTACCGGAACAACATCCCGAATTAGCAATACAATTTTCTTCTCCGGTTTCCGCATGGAGCCTCTATGTAAATGGAGAGTTGCAAGCCCATTCAGGACAAGTCGGAGCTTCACGGGAAGCATCTGTCCGTGGCGAAGCAAATATTCTCTATTATATTCCGAAAGATCTAACCGAAGTATGCATGGCGATTCAAGTTTCAAACTTTTTTCATTCACGCGGAGGTATTTACCAAACCATTAAATTTTCGACAAAAGCAAAAGCCGACAGTGCCGATTTCGCATTCCTGTTTATTGAGATTTTCGTCTTCGGCTTTGGTGTCGCAATTATTCTGTATCATCTTGCGCTCTATCTATTTCAACCTGATAATAAAAGCGTCTTATGGTTTGTGTTCTTCAGTATTCTCGTCGTTCTCCGCAACATGGTAAAAGGACCCGTCTTTAGAATCCTCTTTTCTTCTTTATCATGGAATATCGATACTAAAATCGACTACCTTACCTTTGCATTGCTCAGCTTTTCCGTAGTCGGTTATTTTGCGACTCTCTATCCTAAAGATACTCATAAAATTATTAACCGTATCATTATGATTGAGGCGTTGGGGTACTCAGCGTTTATTTGTGTAACACCGTCTTATATCTACGGAAAACTCATACAAGTTCATCAATTAGTGATTGTTATGATTATCGTCTATGTCATTTATTTGATCATCAAGCTGCTCATACGTAAACGGGAAGGAGCAATATTTATTGTTATCGGTATTATCATTCTGACAATTTTCACGTTAAACGATTTATTTTATAGTATGATGCTCGTTCCTACAGGAAATTTATTGCCGTTCGGTTTTTCCGCATTTTTATTAGCGCAGGCGTTCGGTTTTGCATGGAAAACGCACATTTACAATCGTCAAAGCGAGGAGATAAAAATACAACTGTCGGATTCCGACAAGCAGAAAACACTTTTATTTAATGAGATCAGACACACCAGCGATAAACTGCAGCGGCAAGAGACGGTTCTGTCACAAAACATGGACGGAGCAGAACAGGCAATGCAGGCATTATCGCTTCAAGTTCAAACGTTAAGATCTGAAATATCCGAGCAAAGCAATCAACTTCGGAGTACGCAAAATGCAACCGACAGCTTTAATGCTTTTTTGAATACAATGCGGCAAGGAATTGAACGGCAATCGGATGCGGCAGAAGAAACGGTAACACAGATTAAGCAGTTGAACAATGCTACTAACGGACTAACGGAAAAATTCAACGAAATAAATCATAATTTTTCATACATCCGCGAAGCAAGCGATGCCGGTAAACATCATTTGATAACGGTTACGGATATCATCAATGCTATTTACGAAAGCTCGGAAAGTCTACTGGAGACAAACCAAATTATTACCGCCATTGCAGAGCAAACGAATTTATTGGCAATGAACGCGGCAATAGAGTCCGCTCATGCCGGAGAAGCGGGAAAAGGCTTCGCGGTCGTTGCCGATGAAATACGGAAACTTGCAGAAAACTCCGCGTATGAGGCCGATAATACCGGTAAGATTTTAAAGCACATCAATAAAAGCATTAAAGATTCCGCAGAGGCTTCGGATGTGTTGCGAAAAAGTTTTGAAAATATCAATATGCAGGTCAATAACTTTCAGACAATATTAGGAGATATTTCATCGTTTTTAAAAGACGTCGATGTACAGGCCGAAGAAATGAACAGCGCTATGCAATCGCTGGCGGATCAATCCATTGATGTACAAGAGGAACAAGCGGAAGTAGCCGAACTCAGAAATAAAATCAATGAAAGCTTTACCAACTTATTGCAAGCGACCGAAAAAGTACATACGGAAATCGCGGCTATGTTCACAAATATCAAAAGCCTCAATGATGCAGTTCAGACAACACGCGGGGTAGAAGCTGAAACGAGCGAATCAATCGGTACGCTCAATGCACTGATTACACACACCGATCATCTGAACAACATCCAAATGAATGAATAG